A genomic segment from Corylus avellana chromosome ca5, CavTom2PMs-1.0 encodes:
- the LOC132181589 gene encoding B-box domain protein 31-like, producing the protein MCKGLGEGKLGGVCGLPGHQDDDSPHAAAATTGSVPCELCGSRASLYCQADDAFLCRKCDKWVHGANFLARRHIRCFLCNSCQNLTQRYLIGASLEVVLPTMLMVMVTALAKQKQKQPIHQSVEEEVAVPGYGAAHQWGRHVGGESTKC; encoded by the exons ATGTGCAAAGGTCTAGGAGAGGGGAAGCTAGGCGGCGTCTGCGGGCTGCCGGGACACCAAGACGACGATTCGCCCCATGCCGCCGCCGCCACCACTGGGTCGGTGCCGTGCGAGCTCTGCGGGTCAAGGGCTTCACTATATTGCCAAGCTGATGACGCTTTTTTGTGCAGAAAATGTGACAAATGGGTTCATGGGGCTAATTTCTTAGCCCGCAGGCACATTCGGTGCTTTCTCTGCAACTCGTGTCAGAACCTTACACAGCGATATCTCATCGGAGCTTCGTTAGAGGTGGTGCTTCCGACAATG TTGATGGTGATGGTTACAGCCTTGGCCAAGCAGAAGCAGAAACAACCTATCCATCAGAGTGTAGAGGAAGAGGTTGCAGTTCCTGGTTATGGGGCTGCTCATCAGTGGGGAAGACACGTTGGAGGGGAATCAACAAAGTGCTGA
- the LOC132181326 gene encoding uncharacterized protein LOC132181326 encodes MKKPTKRRLSFLKRTIRFLLSFLCFHSHALTRSKMRLTLPQNLSLSRLKTLLLIVSFLFILYLLFYRRDWHAPPTLISRVFDYTLTRRHLLFAIASSSQSWPRRKPYLRIWYSPNSTRAFTFLDRVAASDAGNDSTVPPVVVSADTSKFPYTFRGGLRSAIRVARVVKEIVDRNEKDVRWYVFGDDDTVFFVDNLVKTLAKYDHARWFYVGSNSESYEQNVKYSFDMAFGGGGFAISYSLAKVLARVLDSCLVRYAHLYGSDARVFSCLAELGVGLTHEPGFHQVDMRGNLFGMLSSHPLSPLLSLHHLDAVEPIFPNMSRTQAMGHLFEAVNADPARILQQTVCYDPSNSLTISVAWGYAIQIFNGNESLLDLLSLQKTFMPWKRSVTIGASHYMFNLRDYPKDPCKRPVIFFLESVRPDIGDVWSYYTRHVVRECVRPDAIKNLKHIKVISQRLELDIEQMKAPRRQCCNILPSFNESMVINIRQCGVDELISMHF; translated from the exons ATGAAAAAGCCAACGAAACGCAGACTTTCCTTCTTAAAACGCACAATCCgctttcttttgtctttcttGTGCTTTCACTCCCACGCTCTCACTCGCTCCAAAATGCGCCTAACGCTGCCCCAAAACCTGAGTCTCTCGCGCCTCAAAACCCTCCTCTTGATCGTCTCCTTTCTCTTCATCCTCTACCTCCTCTTCTACCGTCGCGATTGGCACGCGCCGCCAACCTTAATCTCACGCGTATTCGATTATACTCTCACGCGCCGACACCTCCTCTTCGCCATTGCCTCCTCGTCCCAGTCTTGGCCCCGAAGGAAGCCCTACCTACGCATCTGGTACTCCCCCAATTCCACCCGCGCGTTCACTTTCCTGGACCGCGTCGCGGCCTCCGACGCCGGAAATGACAGTACCGTCCCTCCGGTCGTCGTCTCCGCTGACACCTCCAAGTTCCCGTACACGTTTCGTGGAGGTCTCCGGTCGGCGATCCGCGTGGCGCGCGTGGTTAAAGAGATAGTGGATCGCAACGAGAAGGACGTGCGGTGGTACGTGTTCGGCGACGACGACACCGTTTTCTTCGTGGACAACCTGGTGAAAACACTAGCGAAGTACGACCACGCACGGTGGTTCTACGTTGGGAGCAACTCGGAGAGCTACGAGCAGAACGTGAAGTACTCGTTCGACATGGCGTTTGGCGGTGGAGGCTTCGCGATAAGCTACTCGCTCGCTAAGGTTTTGGCAAGGGTTTTGGATTCGTGCTTGGTGAGGTACGCACATTTGTACGGAAGCGACGCTAGGGTTTTCTCGTGCTTGGCGGAGCTTGGTGTTGGTTTAACTCATGAACCTGGGTTTCATCAG GTTGATATGAGGGGGAATTTGTTTGGGATGCTGTCTTCACATCCATTATCTCCTTTACTGTCTCTTCATCATTTGGATGCTGTGGAGCCAATCTTCCCTAACATGAGCAGGACTCAAGCAATGGGACATCTTTTTGAAGCTGTGAATGCTGATCCTGCCAGGATTTTGCAGCAAACTGTCTGCTATGACCCTTCGAATTCATTGACTATTTCAGTTGCATGGGGTTATGCTATCCAGATATTCAATGGTAATGAATCTCTCCTGGACCTCCTTTCGCTGCAGAAAACCTTTATGCCATGGAAGAGGAGTGTCACTATTGGTGCTAGTCATTATATGTTTAACTTGAGAGATTATCCTAAAGATCCATGTAAAAGACCTGTAATCTTCTTTTTGGAAAGTGTTAGACCTGATATAGGTGATGTCTGGAGCTACTACACCAGGCATGTGGTGAGAGAGTGTGTCAGACCTGATGCAATAAAGAATTTGAAACACATCAAAGTTATCTCTCAGAGGCTTGAACTCGATATTGAACAG ATGAAGGCTCCGCGTCGTCAGTGCTGCAACATTTTGCCCTCCTTTAATGAGTCAATGGTCATTAACATTAGACAATGTGGCGTTGATGAACTAATTTCCATGCATTTCTAG
- the LOC132181327 gene encoding uncharacterized protein LOC132181327, whose protein sequence is MLLVRLPSKNQPSRLINLVIVLSAVCIVYLLVSLFFSSSKLLHTYPSSEGVYAPTSLEHIVFGIASSKNSWPRRKEHVRLWWKPLQMRGCVFLESQLPPDEQAKDYGLLPPVCISEDTSRFRYTYRNGPRSAIRVARVVSELVALNHSGVRWYVFGDDDTVFFPDNLVKTLSKYDPGLWYYIGTQSEILEHNRVFGFGMAFGGAGFAISYPLAKVLAKVFDSCIERYPHLYGSDSRVYSCLAELGVGLTHEPGFHQVDIRGDVFGLLAAHPVRPLVSLHHLDHISPIFPNMTTTKAIEHLFEAANVDSQRILQQTICYDRWFSWTISVSWGYAVQIFPNHIYFPDALNVQETFRQWKKGNALSGVYMLNTRELHPDPCRRPTIFFLDSIYSNCDGIRSNYKQSFANCSHDKASPRKLQEIRVLSHKLDLDIKQLQAPRRHCCDVLPSAVGEVMEIAIRECKEEELIHIHA, encoded by the exons ATGTTGCTTGTTCGATTACCCTCCAAAAACCAACCCTCTCGGCTGATAAACCTCGTTATTGTCTTGTCTGCTGTATGTATAGTTTATCTACTTGTGTCACTATTCTTCTCATCTTCAAAGCTCTTGCATACATATCCTTCATCTGAAGGTGTTTATGCACCAACCTCTCTTGAGCATATTGTGTTTGGAATTGCTTCTAGCAAGAACTCTTGGCCTAGGAGGAAAGAGCATGTTCGGCTTTGGTGGAAACCTCTTCAAATGAGAGGCTGCGTGTTCCTCGAAAGCCAGCTTCCGCCTGATGAACAAGCGAAAGACTATGGCTTGCTTCCTCCGGTGTGCATCTCTGAGGACACTTCAAGATTTCGTTACACTTACCGGAACGGTCCAAGGTCGGCAATTCGTGTGGCGCGTGTTGTTTCTGAGCTTGTGGCGCTCAACCATTCTGGTGTGCGTTGGTATGTCTTCGGGGACGATGACACGGTTTTCTTTCCGGATAATTTGGTGAAGACACTTTCAAAGTATGATCCTGGGCTTTGGTACTACATTGGGACACAGTCGGAGATTTTAGAGCACAACAgggtttttggttttggaatGGCTTTTGGTGGTGCAGGTTTTGCTATAAGTTACCCTCTGGCAAAAGTTTTGGCAAAGGTTTTTGACTCTTGTATAGAACGGTATCCACATCTCTATGGAAGTGATTCAAGGGTCTACTCTTGCTTGGCGGAGCTTGGAGTAGGTTTGACACATGAGCCTGGTTTCCATCAG GTGGATATTCGGGGTGATGTGTTTGGTCTGTTAGCTGCACATCCAGTGAGACCCTTGGTATCCCTGCATCACTTGGATCACATAAGCCCAATCTTCCCAAACATGACAACTACTAAAGCTATAGAACATCTATTTGAAGCTGCAAATGTTGATTCCCAGAGGATTCTACAACAAACAATCTGCTATGACAGATGGTTTTCATGGACCATTTCTGTGTCATGGGGTTATGCTGTTCAAATATTCccaaaccatatatattttccaGATGCTCTCAATGTGCAAGAGACATTCAGGCAGTGGAAAAAGGGAAATGCTTTGTCAGGAGTCTATATGCTTAACACAAGAGAACTCCACCCTGACCCTTGTCGAAGGCCTACCATTTTCTTTCTAGATAGTATATATTCCAATTGCGATGGAATCAGGAGCAATTACAAGCAGTCTTTTGCAAATTGCTCACATGACAAGGCTTCACCAAGGAAACTGCAGGAGATCAGAGTACTCTCACATAAGTTAGACCTTGATATTAAGCAG TTGCAGGCTCCAAGAAGGCACTGCTGTGATGTTTTGCCTTCTGCTGTTGGTGAAGTGATGGAAATTGCAATTAGAGAATGCAAAGAAGAGGAATTAATTCACATCCATGCATGA
- the LOC132181591 gene encoding cysteine-rich receptor-like protein kinase 44: MQYFAVDAVHLLLSSCFLYLFSSSAAQVYIDVNCNAASNYTSGSVYDQNLNNTLTSLVANSSLSGFYITSVGQNPDVVHGLIQCIPELSNKDCQTCANTAATEIRRRCFTQKEASILTNNCSLQYSDWSFFTTVNGAVRFSFNNPDDAADTVLFNRQLGNLVKNISSDAAASPSKFAVGITDYTDFVNIYARVQCSRELAENSCLICLQGLISYIPTCCDKKVGGRILSLSCNLRYETYLFFLPPLPRPPPSPSLPEQNETTDGTAKTSNHAGEKNSEIVVLVVIPVAILLVVITIICGCFIWRSTRSKRVEGVHEDGDKRRESLSMSLSMLRDATRNFSEACKLGQGGFGSVYKGKFFDGREIAVKRLSRSSGQGLEELKTEVGLVAKLLHRNLIRLLGFCLEDEEKLLVYEYLPNGSLDKILFDHNRRFWLEWERRHKIIIGIARGLCYLHEDSQLMIIHRDLKASNILLDEYMNPKISDFGLARLFCGRQTQGNTNRIAGTQGYMAPEYVRNGHYSDKSDVYSFGVLVLEIVAGRKSSSFRNPMNLQSYAWQNWANGKALKLMDPILGDQWPRNEVLKCIHIGLLCVQESAAERPTMSEIVVMLSSYTVTSPAPSPPAFFVTMENPEAGLMTENPGASSQYAESKPDSLQQSLNGVTITDLDPR; this comes from the exons ATGCAGTATTTTGCAGTAGATGCTGTTCATTTGCTTTTATCTTcatgttttctttatttattctcCAGCAGTGCAGCGCAGGTTTACATAGACGTCAACTGTAATGCTGCCAGCAATTATACTTCTGGGAGTGTCTATGACCAGAATCTTAATAATACTCTTACATCTCTTGTTGCCAATTCTTCTCTAAGTGGCTTCTATATCACCAGCGTGGGCCAGAATCCTGATGTGGTTCATGGCCTCATACAGTGCATACCAGAGCTCTCTAACAAGGATTGCCAAACTTGTGCAAATACTGCAGCAACAGAGATTAGGCGCCGCTGTTTTACCCAGAAGGAAGCTTCCATACTTACTAATAATTGCTCCTTACAGTACTCAGACTGGAGTTTCTTCACGACTGTCAATGGTGCTGTAAGATTTAGTTTTAATAATCCGGATGATGCAGCTGACACGGTCCTTTTCAATCGTCAGTTGGGAAACTTGGTGAAAAATATCTCATCTGATGCTGCAGCCAGTCCTTCGAAATTTGCTGTTGGGATCACTGACTACACAGATTTTGTCAATATATATGCTAGGGTGCAGTGCTCTAGGGAATTAGCAGAAAACAGTTGCTTGATTTGCCTGCAAGGGCTTATCAGTTATATTCCTACGTGCTGTGATAAAAAAGTAGGAGGTCGTATACTCTCTCTGAGTTGCAATCTCCGTTATGAGACATATTTATTCTTTCTCCCTCCATTACCACGTCCTCCACCATCTCCATCATTGCCAGAGCAGAATGAAACTACAGATGGAACTGCTAAGACATCTAATCATGCTG GAGAGAAGAACTCAGAAATTGTTGTTTTAGTGGTCATACCAGTAGCTATTTTGTTGGTTGTCATAACTATAATCTGCGGTTGCTTCATATGGAGAAGCACCAGAAGTAAAAGAGTTG AGGGTGTTCATGAAGATGGAGATAAGAGAAGGGAATCGCTTTCGATGAGTCTAAGTATGCTTAGGGATGCAACAAGAAATTTCTCTGAGGCATGTAAACTTGGACAAGGTGGTTTTGGTTCAGTTTACAAG GGTAAATTCTTTGATGGACGAGAAATAGCTGTTAAAAGGCTATCAAGGAGCTCAGGGCAAGGTTTAGAAGAACTTAAAACAGAAGTAGGGTTGGTTGCAAAGTTGTTGCATCGGAACCTGATAAGGCTGTTGGGCTTCTGCTTAGAAGATGAAGAGAAACTTCTTGTCTATGAATACCTACCTAACGGGAGCttggacaaaattttgtttg ATCATAATAGACGGTTCTGGTTGGAATGGGAAAGACGGCACAAAATAATTATTGGAATTGCTCGAGGACTTTGTTACCTACATGAAGATTCTCAGTTGATGATTATTCATAGGGATTTGAAAGCCAGTAATATACTGTTAGATGAGTACATGAATCccaaaatttctgattttggtttGGCTAGACTATTCTGTGGACGCCAAACTCAAGGCAATACAAATAGGATCGCTGGTACTCA GGGATACATGGCACCTGAGTATGTGAGGAATGGGCACTATTCAGATAAATCTGACGTCTATAGCTTTGGTGTCTTGGTTTTAGAAATTGTGGCAGGTCGAAAAAGCTCTAGTTTTCGCAATCCAATGAATCTACAAAGTTAT GCATGGCAAAACTGGGCTAATGGAAAAGCTTTGAAGCTGATGGATCCAATCTTGGGAGATCAGTGGCCAAGAAATGAAGTTTTGAAATGCATCCACATTGGGTTACTATGTGTTCAAGAATCTGCTGCTGAGAGACCTACAATGTCAGAGATTGTCGTGATGCTTAGTAGTTATACTGTAACTTCCCCAGCACCATCACCACCAGCATTTTTTGTGACTATGGAAAATCCTGAAGCAGGATTGATGACAGAAAATCCTGGAGCATCATCTCAATATGCTGAATCTAAACCAGATTCATTACAACAGTCTCTGAATGGGGTTACAATTACTGATTTGGATCCTCGCTAG